The following proteins are encoded in a genomic region of Hymenobacter siberiensis:
- a CDS encoding EamA family transporter has translation MASWIPYALLSALFAALTAIFAKIGIKGVDSDLATAIRTVVILLLAWGIAMARGATAGLPALTGRTWLFLVLSGVATGASWLCYFRALKLGPVTKVAPVDKLSVALAMLLAVAFLGETISLKGALGAGLILAGTVVLVWA, from the coding sequence ATGGCTTCCTGGATTCCCTACGCCCTGCTTTCGGCCCTGTTTGCGGCCCTCACCGCCATTTTTGCCAAAATTGGCATCAAGGGTGTCGATTCGGATTTGGCGACGGCCATCCGCACGGTGGTGATTTTGCTGCTGGCCTGGGGCATTGCCATGGCGCGCGGGGCCACGGCAGGGCTGCCGGCCCTCACGGGGCGCACCTGGCTGTTTCTGGTGCTGTCGGGCGTAGCTACGGGGGCATCGTGGCTGTGCTATTTCCGGGCTTTGAAATTGGGGCCGGTAACGAAGGTAGCCCCGGTCGATAAGCTAAGTGTGGCGCTGGCCATGCTACTGGCAGTGGCCTTTTTGGGCGAAACCATCAGCCTGAAAGGTGCCCTCGGCGCCGGGCTGATTCTGGCCGGCACCGTGGTGCTGGTGTGGGCATAA